GAATGGCTGGCGTCACAGTCGATAAATATTTATGTGGTACCTCGGCAAGTTTGTCTGCAAGCTCAGCCAGTTCCTCAACAGAAGTGGATTCTCTGGTGGAAGCCAGGATTACCTGTGTGTTGGAGGGCAGGCGCTGGAGAAAAAGCTGCTTAAAGATTTTTTGGTGGAGGGTCATTTCTCCCAGAAGCTGCTTCATTCTCCGTTGAAGCTGGAAGGGCATTCTATCTCCTAATTCTTCCAATGTAAGGAGCTGGTGAAGACGCTTTTGTTGGGACTTCGAAGTCTTATTGATAAGGGTGGTTTTGAACGTGTCATATGATGTGGAACCGGGTGGTGCTAAAATGAGATCTCGGATCACATTCATGATCTCTGATGATAGTGAACCGGTCATGTGTGTAAGGCGAGCCACATCGTTAACTATCCAGTTCGAAGAAAACTGGGCCGCGATATGATGAAACCACAATATGGGATCATGCATCCAGTATGGTGGAATCTTCAGCATAACTGCTGCTTGAAATGCCATGGATGAGTTCTGGTAGAGGCATGACAACTAATCACAGCAATTTTCCAATTCATGTTCAGTGATGCTTGATGTGAAGGCTGTTATTCTTCGTTGGGGTCACCAAACGTAGCGGGATGTGTAGAGAAatgtgatgttgttgatggttcAATGTACATTGTTGGGCGTAGCAGATGAAGATAGGCATATTGGACCAACATCAaaggaaaacaatgaagaaagtgTCAGAGtgtagtttaaataatttatttggttAACAGTTGCATTTACATGCTGGATACAAAAAGCCTGATTTGGAATATCAATAAAGGCCACTACATAAAGTCGCAAACTGCTTCGAGTCAACAAAGGAGAAAGCAGGAGAAATAGAATGCTGATTTGATGAGAGAGTACAAGGCATATTTGGTGTCTTTGTGtgctctctctttactcttttacttgtttcagtcatttgactgcagccatgctggagcaccgcctttagtcgagcaaatcaaccccaggacttattctttggaagcctagtacttattctatcgctctcttttgccgaaccgctaagttacggggacgtaaacacaccagcatcggttgtcaagcgatgtttgggggacaaacacagacacacaaacatatacatatatacgacgggcttctttcagtttccgtctaccaaatccactcacaaggctttggtcggcctgaggctatagtagaagacacttgcccaatgtgccatgcagtgggactcaaaccagaaccatgaggttggtaagcaagctacttaccacacagccattcccaTGCCTATATGTGCGTTGATCATTTGGTCATTTCGTGTTGTCTTTCTATCTTGTCTGTTCATGTTCTGCAACTGTCTTGTGTTGCCGGTCACTGCTTGCTCATCTTTGGTTACGTGGCTAACTGCTTGCTGGTAGCTTTCTATCTGGCTCTCTGACATGTGTCTAAGGAaactgtatttataatggtcatcctagctagaaagatagatataccaTAGGAGTAGTTTATACTTATCTAGGTCACTTGCTGTCCATCTGAACCCTCTGTGACACTGCTCAGGTCGGAGGTTGAGTGAAAACTCATcgatcactttttgacaggaatAAGACATTTCTTTTGTGCTTGTTCAGCCAGTGGTGGATCGTGCCATCGGGGATTTCTAggattcagtttcgaatctcaGCCTGGAAAACAAAATGTAGttttcacatatataaagatatattacggagatgtacttgcataacaagtgacctgatctgagattgtgtgctgaaacaaaaacaattgcagcgtgaaaggtgcttataagtcatttaaaaatacacaaaactgttagattcacttcagcatttaaatttaatttgacaaaatattttcgtcgctttgagattgtgacctgatcactgacaaaatttcgtgtTTATAAAGATATAGTATTTTACTATATCGtagggctaaccaaagccttgtgagtagatttggttgatggaaactgaaagaagacctccgaatatatgtaggtatatatttgtgtatatataaatgtatgtatgtttttatgcaaacataatatatatacatatatatacacacacatacatgtacgtatatatgcatatactcacatatttttgtattattacatgattgaacgcatgcgtcatctttgcaagtaagttttaactttatatttctgacgcgactctatctatctttgtatcatTCTACCCATCTCGTTCTCCCTtatgttgttcttcgcctctcctcttcactactatatctctctctcttcctccgtctctcgttgctcacctatattctactttctcgccttttattctctctctaacACTCTTTCTCCtaacccctcgctggtcacatgtgtccggctTTTGCCTCCTTTCTTATCTTGGCTACTGCCAAACTAGCACgaacttcttctctctcccttccagtTCGTCTcgtcacagcgttcagtatacatatgtaagggacgaccgtgcgaactcataaaaggagaaatggtgacgaatggaaaaacagaggactccttttatttaaacgcgtcacacggtcgaacacacaaatatatatctaatgatgatatacatgatatgttatgcgacgataacatggATGACCagcaatgaaagaccacaaccgtattagatgaataacagagatatttattgtagcgttaaagatgtatgtctgtgtgagagtgtgaatgcgacatataagaacataatcaaagacaggccgtcgtacaaagaaaagtatgtatgtgagtgatacatgtatgcgtatgtgtattattacagcagatagaaagagagtcaataacacgtgaacaattataccagttcttgggtacacaataatatgaatctgtatgtgaagtgagttggctgagtttggcagagctgatcactagttgtgatgtcgtggcatcgatNNNNNNNNNNNNNNNNNNNNNNNNNNNNNNNNNNNNNNNNNNNNNNNNNNNNNNNNNNNNNNNNNNNNNNNNNNNNNNNNNNNNNNNNNNNNNNNNNNNNNNNNNNNNNNNNNNNNNNNNNNNNNNNNNNNNNNNNNgttgaagtggtcgctggaactgctgctgctgtcgtgtggtacacggaacagttctcaaagagaaactggaccgagacaaatttgtggggtatgagttgatctatatatagcgttaagagggctccaaatgccttcagaattttactctatcacgtgaccttattaggggccgtgattggtcagtttgcgttctggcgggaaaggttcgaagaagttgccgattcgaataataatcagtcacgtgatgacaaggaatgggttctctactacgctcgcatttatttatatttaaatgagaagattgtatgtaatggcgatagtaattttgtatctagtgacgataggtagtttcactacacatatatgttttttcacgtctggccctaCTAgccctttttgtttattttccctgttttgttttcctgtcaTGTTTTCTGTTCACCACGATATTCCTCTGCacttcaaatttaatttgtttccgcgggaagagccattctaacaatgcgtcctgccctaactcttcgaaatgcttagttgtagaatggtggcagctgatgaaggaaatgttctctatgtggcctgtgtgttttctgtactctgtttatgttccgtttttcattttgtccacgtttttttatGACGTCCCATAcccagatatgcatttatatatacatgtagatgtaggtatgtacatacatgtacgtatatatgcatatactcacatatttttgtattataatatatatatatattgtttgtttatagtttcagcttacagctgtggccatgctgatgcaccgccatggtgcatataatatatatatatatatgtattattactgGTGAAAGCCGGTgactgctctacttcttagagtgtgTGCTTCTCTGggtttatgtttttctaaaaaaactatgtatatatatacacatatgttatatgtatacggTCCAATTGTATCTGATTCTTCAAGTACTTCCATTTTGCGTATGTGTTTTGAATAAACaatctgtctgaattttgaataaagaaaacaaatgatcaaatgttatacctaattgaaatttaatcatgaatttatttttcttgattatctatgattttcttccatctatttacaagctttttaatcccattaaTGTAAAACCCTTTTGGTTTCAAACCGAAGAACTCTGAaagcaaaagttatgtcccccaaatgattctgtaaactataaaacaaatggtagtctgaaggagcaaggtcgggagaataaggtggatgaggaattttttcccaaccaagctcttcgatcttctgtgatgtgatctttgcagtgtgtggtcacgcattgtcctaatgaaacatcactcctttggGATTCACTAAaacgggtctttttttcttcaaagcttggttcaaacgcactaactgctgacagtagacttgagcattgattgttgcattaggtggtaacaattcaaagtgaattactccttttcaatcccaccagatagagagaagaaccttttttccatgaagttcccttctcNNNNNNNNNNNNNNNNNNNNNNNNNNNNNNNNNNNNNNNNNNNNNNNNNNNNNNNNNNNNNNNNNNNNNNNNNNNNNNNNNNNNNNNNNNNNNNNNNNNNNNNNNNNNNNNNNNNNNNNNNNNNNNNNNNNNNNNNNNNNNNNNNNNNNNNNNNNNNNNNNNNNNNNNNNNNNNNNNNNNNNNNNNNNNNNNNNNNNNNNNNNNNNNNNNNNNNNNNNNNNNNNNNNNNNNNNNNNNNNNNNNNNNNNNNNNNNNNNNNNNNNNNNNNNNNNNNNNNNNNNNNNNNNNNNNNNNNNNNNNNNNNNNNNNNNNNNNNNNNNNNNNNNNNNNNNNNNNNNNNNNNNNNNNNNNNNNNNNNNNNNNNNNNNNNNNNNNNNNNNNNNNNNNNNNNNNNNNNNNNNNNNNNNNNNNNNNNNNNNNNNNNNNNNNNNNNNNNNNNNNNNNNNNNNNNNNNNNNNNNNNNNNNNNNNNNNNNNNNNNNNNNNNNNNNNNNNNNNNNNNNNNNNNNNNNNNNNNNNNNNNNNNNNNNNNNNNNNNNNNNNNNNNNNNNNNNNNNNNNNNNNNNNNNNNNNNNNNNNNNNNNNNNNNNNNNNNNNNNNNNNNNNNNNNNNNNNNNNNNNNNNNNNNNNNNNNNNNNNNNNNNNNNNNNNNNNNNNNNNNNNNNNNNNNNNNNNNNNNNNNNNNNNNNNNNNNNNNNNNNNNNNNNNNNNNNNNNNNNNNNNNNNNNNNNNNNNNNNNNNNNNNNNNNNNNNNNNNNNNNNNNNNNNNNNNNNNNNNNNNNNNNNNNNNNNNNNNNNNNNNNNNNNNNNNNNNNNNNNNNNNNNNNNNNNNNNNNNNNNNNNNNNNNNNNNNNNNNNNNNNNNNNNNNNNNNNNNNNNNNNNNNNNNNNNNNNNNNNNNNNNNNNNNNNNNNNNNNNNNNNNNNNNNNNNNNNNNNNNNNNNNNNNNNNNNNNNNNNNNNNNNNNNNNNNNNNNNNNNNNNNNNNNNNNNNNNNNNNNNNNNNNNNNNNNNNNNNNNNNNNNNNNNNNNNNNNNNNNNNNNcagacagctgctctggcaatgaacatgctcggacggtgctgttagtgctccactggcacaggtgccagtcgtcgagtatggttcaattacgatttcgatttcacttgccccaacaggtctttgcaagcagagtttagtgtccaatgaaggagaggttggcatgggtgccagtcgtcggattcggttcgatttcgatttcagattccagatttcaaatttcaaattccaaattcacttgcctcaacaggtcttcgcaagcagagtttttagtgtccaatgaagtaaagatacgaataagtgagctggctacacgtctggcagaggtcacagattatgctctcacttgacttgccgggtcttctcacgtactgcatatttccaaaggtctcggtcacaagtcattgcctcggtgaggcctaaagttcgaaggtcgtgcttctccacctcatcccaggtcttcctgggtctacctcttccacaggttccctcaactcctagggtgtggcactttttcacacagttatcctcatccattcttgccacatgtccataccagcgcaatcgtctctcttgcacaccacaactgatgcttcttaggtctaacttttctctcaaggtacttacactctgtcaagtatgcacactgacattacacatccatcagaacatacttgcttcattccttgcgagcttatgccTGTCATCAGCAGTCacggctcatgtttcactgccatgaagcatgacTGTTCGTACACATTCGTCACACAGTCTGCCTTTTTCTCTGAGTGAGaggtcctttgtcaccagcagaggtaagagctctctaaactttgcccaggctattcttattctagcacctacactttcagagcaccctccccagctacaaacttggtcaccaagatagcggaagctatcaactacgtctagtttttctccctggagtttggcaaaggttgttttttgcacattttcagtgtttattgctcctgagcatctgccacatacaaaaactatcttgctagttagccttcctttgatatNNNNNNNNNNNNNNNNNNNNNNNNNNNNNNNNNNNNNNNNNNNNNNNNNNNNNNNNNNNNNNNNNNNNNNNNNNNNNNNNNNNNNNNNNNNNNNNNNNNNNNNNNNNNNNNNNNNNNNNNNNNNNNNNNNNNNNNNNNNNNNNNNNNNNNNNNNNNNNNNNNNNNNNNNNNNNNNNNNNNNNNNNNNACTCATTGCCAATCgccactaaccactcatctatccctagtttccttagataagggatcgggggacatatatatatatacatatatataatagagatatgttacaaaaacaaaatagaaactacacatggaaatgtaaggggaaagtaatcAGAAAAATAACCGAAAATGCagattggaaatcaaaaaaagtaaaggctttttatgaaaagtaacgataggtatatacaattagatgaactgaggtaggaatgaagtcattattgtgagttgttacagagattcaaaagcataccggtttcgtaatattaTTAATCATTGCTCTGAATGCACACCGAATTCTGAACGGTGTCAAGTCTGCTAGTCCctaagtaaaaagattatgtgtaagggaggtaagtagttctggatttggtgcaattagggtagatctagatctgtaatgtgaatggtgtatgggatgtatgggggttagtggtattaaatggAAGGTTaatagtgttctgtattatgttatgtgttcatatttagttgtggaagataattattgatgaaagttgcctctttattcattctttgttgtattgaggtgttttgtgaacattgatagaagggaaaaattaggaaattaggattaagattcctcgaAACACTTTTCTATGTGTCCActacctgtatctgtctgtattgtgggtggcggatttgttctttgtggagagtggttcttctaTGGAGTGGtatgtttggccaatataattattaccacaccctaagcatgtaGTGGCATAGACTAGATTTTCCAAGgaacaggtgaaatttgatttaatcttaaatatttcaccatgtttaaagtggaactctgaaccctccaaaaggtgggggcaagtaccacagttaggtcgaccacatttgttcacttttggttctgttaatggatatagtcttgcgctggttaatatttttttcaataatttaggttgcattttgcttttgaggtgcaggagtgggtgtgtggtaagtagcttgcttaccaaccacatggtcccgggttcaatcccactgcgtggtaccttgggcaagtgtcttctactatagccttgggccgaccaaagccttg
The DNA window shown above is from Octopus bimaculoides isolate UCB-OBI-ISO-001 unplaced genomic scaffold, ASM119413v2 Scaffold_319118, whole genome shotgun sequence and carries:
- the LOC106883541 gene encoding uncharacterized protein LOC106883541, with product MAFQAAVMLKIPPYWMHDPILWFHHIAAQFSSNWIVNDVARLTHMTGSLSSEIMNVIRDLILAPPGSTSYDTFKTTLINKTSKSQQKRLHQLLTLEELGDRMPFQLQRRMKQLLGEMTLHQKIFKQLFLQRLPSNTQVILASTRESTSVEELAELADKLAEVPHKYLSTVTPAIPSTNPFLSLTSASKISDLCSLMMQQASQIQALTA